Genomic window (Chitinophagales bacterium):
TAAAAATTGTAGCAGGTTTACCATTTTTTGCATTTCTTATTTCTCTGTTGATGAGTTGAATGAGTCGATTTCTTAAATTAAAAGGAGCAACGAGCAGTCGATGAAACTTTGGAATGACATAATTGCGTTCAAAGAAATCGAATAACATTCTTGCTTCTCTAGTAAGCAACTGATTAGCAGTAAACATAGTACAATCGGTATAAATTCTAGCCGTTTTTTCGTGCATATTGCCAGTACCAATTGATGCATAATAAATTTTTTGTCCTTTTTCTCTTCTAGTAATCAAACACAACTTAGAGTGAACTTTCAAACCATTAATTCCAGTAATTACTTTTGCACCAGCATCTCTTAAAATATTTGCCCATTTGATGTTGGCTGCTTCATCAAATCGTGCTTTTAGTTCTATAAAAACAGTTACATCTTTTCCGTTTTGTAATGCAGTAATGAGCGATTTGATGACATTAGATTGCGATGCTAAACGATACAGCGTAATTCTTATGTGTGAAACTTTTGGATCTATGGCTGCTTCTCGCAATAAATCTAAAAAATAATCGAATGGGTGATATGGAAAATATAATAATATATCTTTTTGTTGAAGTGTGTCTAAAATGCTTTTAATATTTTCTAAGTCTGGCTGTTTTACTTGTGGTTCGTATTGATAAACTAAATCTGCTTTATCTAAATCTGGAAAACGCATAAAGTCTTTAAAGTTGTGATATCTTGCACCAGGAAATATTTCGGTTTTTTTATCCAAACTCATTTTTTTAATCAAAAACAACAATAAGTCTTTTGGCATTTGTTCATCGTACAAGAAACGAAGTGCTTCTGCAGAAACTCGTTTTTTTAAACTGCGTTTCATGGCATCTAAAATAGAAGTCGATACATCATTATCTATATCAAGTTCTGCATTTCTAGTGAACTTAAAAGTATATGCTTCTATTGTGTTAAAATCATATATTTTAAAAATATCTTTTAAGTTGTATCTTATTACATCATCTAAAAACATGACAAAAGTTTTACCATCTTCTTGCTTTGGCAAAACATAAAACCTAGACATACTATTTGCTGGAATTTCTAACAATGCGTGTTTTATATTGGTTTTTATTTTCTTTTTTTGATTAAAAAACCAAATAGCTAAGTAAATACTAGAATCATTTAGTATAGGAAATTTACTGTATTTATCTAGAATAATTGGAAATAAATCTAATTTAAGTTTAGAGTTGTAAAATAATTTTACGGCTTCTCCTTGTTCTTCTGTTAGATGTTTTTCATCTATAATAAATATATTTTCTTTTTCTAAATCTATTAAAATATTATTAAAACAAGCATTATATCTTTTTTGCAACTCTTTTATCTTGTTTTGAATTTGTTGCATAATTAATGCAGGATCTTCTGGTATTTTACGCTGACTGCTTTTACTTAACGACATTAAGTTTTTTATAGTAGCAACTCGAACTCTAAAAAACTCATCTAAATTATTAGAAAAAATACCTAAAAACTTTAATCTTTCTACAACAGGAACTGC
Coding sequences:
- the ppk1 gene encoding polyphosphate kinase 1; the protein is MKNEIPIINRELSWLSFNERVLQEAESKAVPVVERLKFLGIFSNNLDEFFRVRVATIKNLMSLSKSSQRKIPEDPALIMQQIQNKIKELQKRYNACFNNILIDLEKENIFIIDEKHLTEEQGEAVKLFYNSKLKLDLFPIILDKYSKFPILNDSSIYLAIWFFNQKKKIKTNIKHALLEIPANSMSRFYVLPKQEDGKTFVMFLDDVIRYNLKDIFKIYDFNTIEAYTFKFTRNAELDIDNDVSTSILDAMKRSLKKRVSAEALRFLYDEQMPKDLLLFLIKKMSLDKKTEIFPGARYHNFKDFMRFPDLDKADLVYQYEPQVKQPDLENIKSILDTLQQKDILLYFPYHPFDYFLDLLREAAIDPKVSHIRITLYRLASQSNVIKSLITALQNGKDVTVFIELKARFDEAANIKWANILRDAGAKVITGINGLKVHSKLCLITRREKGQKIYYASIGTGNMHEKTARIYTDCTMFTANQLLTREARMLFDFFERNYVIPKFHRLLVAPFNLRNRLIQLINREIRNAKNGKPATIFMKMNSLVDEEMITKLYQASKAGVQIKLIVRGICSLIPQLPNFSENIQAISIIDKFLEHSRIFIFENAGDKEYYFGSADLMSRNLDFRVEVICPVYDETIKQQLQITLDKQWEDNIKARILDKNEQNEIVQNNLAPNQSQQVLYNYWKDYANENEN